The proteins below come from a single Papaver somniferum cultivar HN1 chromosome 11, ASM357369v1, whole genome shotgun sequence genomic window:
- the LOC113324099 gene encoding uncharacterized protein LOC113324099 produces MEEIQKSWGNSSSNTLNKLSSLSNDLTKWSKITFGHVTRKLQQEKQNLLDLQARAHLTDTREEEKSILNKIEVLTRRERMFWEQRNHSSWVPNCDKNTQTECNKLSSIPSSEEIFNTIRKMSSVKSPRPDGYPSLFYKNCWHIIGPEVTTLIQDCFRYASLPPGLNHTFLALVPKVKNPSTPAEYRPIALWNVLYKRMERDGMYAGYWLNRWDPFITHIIFDDDVMLSGVPNNAKISSTNITSSLANSCASHKFLVEKFDGKLIGWKRHFLSHVGRTVLIQYVVALLPIYFIAVSIIPKEIINKLNQTIRNFWWGHSREQRKMHYLNWDWFTTSKEKDGLGLRSLELLNKALIAKLAWRFLRDSSSLWVVLLKAKYLRDVSFWTTKKPQRCSTTWAAMLDSRKNLKEGFLWLLDDGSDFRIWTDP; encoded by the exons ATGGAGGAAATTCAAAAGAGTTGGGGCAATTCTTCTAGCAATACTCTCAATAAGTTAAGTTCTTTGAGTAATGATTTGACAAAATGGAGCAAAATTACTTTTGGACATGTTACAAGAAAGTTACAACAAGAGAAACAGAATCTTCTTGACTTGCAAGCTAGAGCTCACCTAACTGACACTAGAGAGGAGGAAAAATCTATCCTTAACAAGATAGAAGTTCTTACAAGAAGAGAAAGGATGTTCTGGGAGCAGAGGAATCACTCATCTTGGGTCCCTAACTGCGACAAAAATACTCAG ACCGAATGCAACAAGCTTTCCTCTATTCCTAGTTCCGAGGAAATTTTCAATACAATTAGGAAAATGAGCTCAGTTAAGTCCCCGAGACCTGATGGATACCCTTCCCTTTTTTACAAAAACTGTTGGCATATTATTGGTCCAGAAGTTACGACCCTCATTCAAGATTGCTTCAGATATGCATCACTCCCACCTGGATTGAACCATACTTTTCTTGCTCTTGTCCCGAAAGTTAAAAATCCTTCAACCCCAGCTGAGTACAGACCAATCGCTCTATGGAATGTTCTCTACAAG AGAATGGAAAGGGATGGAATGTACGCTGGTTACTGGCTCAATCGATGGGATCCTTTTATAACTCATATAATATTTGATGATGATGTGATGCTTTCTGGAGTTCCAAATAATGCAAAAATCAGTTCTACAAATATTACATCTAGTCTG GCGAATAGTTGTGCATCTCATAAATTTCTGGTGGAGAAGTTTGATGGTAAGCTTATAGGCTGGAAAAGACACTTTCTTTCACATGTAGGAAGGACAGTACTAATACAATATGTGGTTGCTCTTCTACCTATTTATTTTATAGCCGTCAGCATAATCCCAAAAGAAATTATCAACAAGCTAAATCAGACaataagaaatttctggtggggtCATTCAAGAGAACAAAGGAAGATGCATTACTTGAATTGGGACTGGTTTACTACAAGCAAAGAAAAGGATGGTTTGGGATTGAGGTCTCTAGAGCTACTCAACAAGGCTTTAATAGCTAAACTGGCATGGAGATTTCTACGTGATTCTTCTTCTCTTTGGGTTGTGTTGCTAAAAGCAAAGTATCTGAGGGATGTTTCTTTCTGGACTACAAAGAAACCGCAGAGGTGTTCTACCACTTGGGCTGCCATGTTGGATAGTAGAAAAAACTTGAAAGAGGGGTTCCTTTGGCTTTTGGATGATGGCAGTGATTTTAGAATTTGGACTGATCCTTGA
- the LOC113324100 gene encoding uncharacterized protein LOC113324100, which yields MVKELTTTSGNWNEELIYLLFDQFTSVKILKIYINIYSKNKMIWTFTTHGDFTTKSFQTHLNSIAGGPYNLNDTTFPWKIFWAVKKLALKVHNFMWILLHNGIEVAHKVGRFVEGVPIECHFCNVADETADHLFLHCPFAQAILFASPLGLRLDNNEVTIETLVANWLLLKDDDYHFCLGSNLFWAISKARNTLVFERKQVYIDAVLQQGHYWFNLYYKENYDPMIQSHPQEHTTTPAHEMIRWSPPTEGTIKINIDAAIKNWRSSNAAVTRDHQGVLIGAETSISNYCIPLIAEANGFVLAVKLVNRMVFEKFVIESNSLTMIQILKGELTRFPWRIISILNELRTATSRFPQVEYNFMSRRANDTGHILAKFVVKHNVHELWTSSQPPSCISSALLADVV from the coding sequence ATGGTAAAAGAGTTGACGACGACATCTGGAAACTGGAATGAGGAGCTTATATATCTACTTTTTGATCAGTTTACTTCAGTGAAAATACTCAAGATCTACATCAACATATattctaaaaataaaatgatCTGGACATTTACAACACATGGAGATTTCACCACGAAGTCATTCCAGACCCATCTCAACTCTATTGCAGGAGGACCGTATAACCTCAATGATACTACTTTCCCttggaaaatattttgggcagttAAGAAGCTTGCTCTAAAAGTCCATAACTTCATGTGGATACTTCTACATAATGGCATTGAGGTAGCACACAAAGTAGGTAGATTCGTAGAAGGAGTCCCAATTGAATGTCACTTCTGTAATGTGGCAGATGAGACGGCAGACCACCTATTCCTGCACTGTCCTTTTGCACAAGCAATCCTGTTTGCCTCTCCACTTGGTCTCAGACTCGACAACAATGAGGTAACTATAGAAACTCTTGTAGCTAATTGGTTACTACTTAAAGATGATGATTATCACTTCTGTTTGGGGTCAAACTTATTTTGGGCAATATCGAAAGCTAGAAACACTTTAGTTTTTGAGAGGAAACAAGTGTATATTGATGCAGTTTTACAACAGGGTCATTATTGGTTCAATCTATATTATAAAGAAAATTATGATCCCATGATTCAATCACATCCCCAAGAGCATACTACTACCCCAGCACATGAAATGATTAGATGGTCTCCACCAACAGAGGGCACGATAAAGATCAACATTGATGCAGCCATAAAGAATTGGAGATCTTCAAATGCAGCTGTTACCAGGGATCACCAAGGGGTATTAATCGGTGCAGAAACATCTATCAGCAATTATTGTATCCCCCTCATCGCTGAAGCCAATGGATTTGTACTTGCTGTTAAACTGGTCAACAGAATGGTCTTCGAAAAATTTGTTATTGAAAGCAATTCTCTTACTATGATTCAAATTCTCAAAGGAGAGTTAACTAGGTTTCCGTGGAGGATTATCAGCATTTTAAATGAGCTCAGAACTGCCACCTCCAGATTTCCTCAAGTAGAGTATAACTTTATGTCGCGAAGAGCTAATGATACTGGTCATATACTCGCTAAATTCGTTGTCAAGCATAATGTCCACGAGTTATGGACATCTTCCCAACCTCCTTCATGTATATCCAGCGCTCTTCTCGCTGATGTTGTCTAG
- the LOC113324101 gene encoding EP1-like glycoprotein 2, with protein MAPPPPFPPHFLLVFIIIFCVHFSVLVQSAVSKNQTFRIINNGESTFWLSSEYNVTKYGEAASINFIGSSSKLSYDPFGLYFYNSTPNAYILGIGGPLPDSYDYILREVRWVWGANLNDPVRENATLTFGRDGNLVLADADGRIVWQTNTANKGVTGISMKPNGNLVLHDKRGRFIWQSFQHPTDTLLVGQSLQLKGSSTKLVRRTSNQDSRDGPHSMMIDGKKGFIMYRNHSGKLVPYAGWKTMGLLNVTFHSVKMFDPVQDTGRLFERPTGNTTYFLTLGYANRTRRVLLMKLDKVYTDSFLRLEQDGNLKLHIYVMGGYEEVRYYYWHSRTYAFFGNTVKECAL; from the coding sequence ATGGCTCCTCCGCCTCCTTTTCCTCCACATTTTCTCCTGGTattcattatcatcttttgtgttCATTTCAGTGTCTTAGTTCAATCTGCAGTTTCCAAAAACCAAACTTTTCGAATCATAAACAACGGGGAATCTACTTTTTGGCTGAGTAGCGAATACAATGTTACGAAATATGGCGAGGCAGCTAGTATCAACTTCATTGGATCATCATCCAAACTTTCTTATGACCCATTTGGGTTGTATTTCTATAACAGTACCCCTAATGCATATATTCTTGGCATTGGAGGTCCTCTTCCTGATTCATACGATTACATACTCAGGGAAGTTCGTTGGGTTTGGGGTGCTAATCTCAATGACCCTGTTCGTGAAAATGCTACTCTCACTTTCGGACGTGACGGAAATTTAGTCCTTGCAGATGCTGATGGTCGCATTGTTTGGCAAACTAACACAGCCAACAAAGGTGTTACCGGAATTTCTATGAAGCCTAACGGGAATTTAGTTCTTCATGACAAAAGAGGGAGGTTTATTTGGCAGAGTTTCCAACACCCAACTGATACTCTTTTAGTTGGTCAATCGCTTCAGCTCAAAGGTAGTAGTACCAAACTCGTAAGACGTACATCAAACCAAGACAGTCGTGATGGTCCTCATAGTATGATGATTGATGGTAAAAAAGGTTTCATAATGTATCGAAACCATTCTGGTAAACTTGTTCCATATGCAGGTTGGAAAACAATGGGTCTTTTAAACGTGACATTTCATTCTGTTAAAATGTTTGATCCAGTTCAAGATACAGGGCGATTGTTTGAACGTCCAACGGGGAACACCACTTATTTCTTAACACTGGGTTACGCTAACCGAACTCGAAGAGTTTTACTTATGAAATTGGATAAAGTTTATACTGATTCGTTTCTTAGGTTAGAACAAGATGGAAACCTCAAACTTCATATCTACGTTATGGGTGGATATGAGGAAGTACGTTATTATTATTGGCATTCACGAACATATGCTTTTTTTGGAAATACGGTGAAAGAATGTGCATTATGA